The Delphinus delphis chromosome 11, mDelDel1.2, whole genome shotgun sequence DNA segment GGCCAACAGACCCCAGCGGCAGAGGCAGAGTTCAGGAGGGGGGACACACCCTTTGAGTCCCATTCACTTTGCTGCCCAGGTGATAGTGGGCATTTATTTTGGCCTTGTGGCTCTCATTAGCCTCTCCTTCATGGGCAGCTTCTATATTGTGGGCCTCCCACTGGCAGCTGGCTTAGGGGTTTTGCTGATGGCTGCTGTTGGTAACCAGACCTCAGACTTTAAGAACACTCTAGGAGCAGCGTTTCGTACTTCCCCTATTTTCTATGGCCACCCCATAGCCATCCTGCCCACCAGCTTGGCTGCTGGCATCACAGCCCAGAAGCATCGCCTCTACAAAGCTTCAGTTGGCTCAGAGATGCTCAGTGTGCGGCTCTACTGCCTGGGCCTGGCTTACCTTGCTTTCACATGCCCGCTAGCATACAGTGCCCTCTGCAACACGGCTGCCGCCCTTAGCTATGTGGCAGAGACCCTTGGCTCCTTCTTCAGTTGGTTCAGCTTCTTCCCCCTCCGTGGGCACCTGATGGAGTCTGTCCTCCTTCTGCCTTACTGGGTCTAGAAGCTGCTGGTGGGAGACCATGGCTTCAGCAGCGGCTACTTCCAAGAGTGGTAAAAGCTCTATGAGTTTGTTCACAGTTTTCAGGATTAGAAGCGTCAGTTGGCTTACCAGGTAAGTTTTCTTCCCTCTCGTTCCTGTCTGGAATGGCTCCGGAAGTGAGGCTAAgccttttttgaaaatataaatttatttatttacttttggctgccttgggtcttcgttgctgtgcgcgggctttctttagttgcggtgagcgggggctacgcttcgttgcggtgcgcgggctcctcattgcagtggcttctcttgctgcggagcatgggctctaggcttgtaggctcagtagttgtggctcatgggctctagagtgcaggctcagtagttgtggcgcccgggcttagttgctccgtggcatgtgggatcttcccagaccagtgctcgaacccgtgtcccctgcattggcaggcggattcttaaccactgtgccaccagggaagccctaggctaaGCCTTATTGGAGCAGGTACCCGTAATGTGGAAGTCCTGATTTCATGTCTGCTGGGTCAGCCCCCAGAAGGGTGTCCTGGCTTCTTTGGGCTTCTGTGTGCAATGGGTGAAGGTTCAGAGGCTCTAACAGGGAGTGGGGAAAGATACAtgtatattatttactttttattgaggtataacataTATAGAGTACAATAATTTTATATAGATACCTATGTAACCACCACTCCAATGAAGGTATGGAATATTTCTAGCACTAAGAAGGTTCGCTCATACCCCTTCCCAATCTATGCTCCTTTCCTGGGAAAAAACCTCTATTCTGACTTCTattaccatagattagttttgcctattcttgggcttcatataaatggaatcactcagtgtgtactcttttgtgtctgagttctttcattcaacattatgtttgtgagatttattCATACTGTTGCATGGGATTATAAactgtttgttttcattgttgtatagtatcccattgtatgaatataccacagtttatctatcCACTTTTGTCAGTGAACgtttgggtggtttccagtttgggactattctgaataaagctgttataaacattcttgtacatgtctttgGTGGACATATATGCTTATTTCTCTTGCAAGGAGGAGATCTTGTCAGGGATGCCAAGTTCCAGGTTGGAAAATGAGCATCTGTGATTAAAAGCGAATCTTGGTTCTTGCCATGAGATCCAGAGGTTGTCCATGTTTCAAAAGGCTGGAATTCTAATCTGAGGTTCTGTGCCTTTCCCACCAGCAAGTGGAAGCCAATTCTAGCCTGATTTAGGAAGGGAACAAGGAGAGGCTCAGGAGCCCTGACAACTTATGAGGTTCTAATTTGTTAGCTTGTGTCTCCCTAAGGTTTTGGGTCTCTCAGAAGGGgcaacaaatgaagaaatacattGCAGATACCTGGAGCTCGTGAAGACCACAATTGGCACCAGGTGGAGGAAGCTCAGAGGCACTTTCTGGAGATCCAGGCTGCGTATGAAGTCCTGAGTCAGCCCAGGAAGCCAAGGGGATCCTGCAGGTGAGAAGAAACTTCCCTTTGAGGATGGACTCTTCCTGGCACAGCTGAGCAGCTTGTCCCAGCCCAGCTTTGCCCACATGAGGCATCCCAACAGTGTTTAAGAAGCTGTCACTTGCAGTGGAGATGAGAAAACCTTAAAGGGGTGAGAAAGCTTTTGTGGTAGAAGAATGTGTTTATGTTTTGAATTTCTGAATTCTTGGCTATCGTAttcctgattattttttcttaaaatgagataatgcaatGATAGACATAttataaaaccaataaaatatcttttagagTCTATACCACATTATTTCACCCCTGGTACATTGATGGATGATGGAGGAAGTttacttaacaattttttttttttaatgtgcaaagCACTGAGTTAGGtgattgaagaaaaatataagggTTCTAATATTTCACAAGGTGTCCTGTGACAAGAGGGATTTGATCTATTCTGTGGGCTACCAAGGGGTAAGACTGAGGTTAAGtttcaaaatttcagaaaaagattttaattccatttataggaGAACTTCCTAGGAGCTATACTTT contains these protein-coding regions:
- the DNAJC22 gene encoding LOW QUALITY PROTEIN: dnaJ homolog subfamily C member 22 (The sequence of the model RefSeq protein was modified relative to this genomic sequence to represent the inferred CDS: inserted 1 base in 1 codon; deleted 2 bases in 1 codon; substituted 3 bases at 3 genomic stop codons); this translates as MAKGLLRTYALWAVGGLAGLHHLYLGWDSHAQLWMPLGGGGGRDGLGWLWEFWKLPSFVAQANRPQRQRQSSGGGTHPLSPIHFAAQVIVGIYFGLVALISLSFMGSFYIVGLPLAAGLGVLLMAAVGNQTSDFKNTLGAAFRTSPIFYGHPIAILPTSLAAGITAQKHRLYKASVGSEMLSVRLYCLGLAYLAFTCPLAYSALCNTAAALSYVAETLGSFFSWFSFFPLRGHLMESVLLLPYWVXKLLVGDHGFSSGYFQEWXKLYEFVHSFQDXKRQLAYQVLGLSEGATNEEIHCRYLELVXDHNWHQVEEAQRHFLEIQAAYEVLSQPRKPRGSCR